Proteins encoded together in one Candidatus Krumholzibacteriia bacterium window:
- a CDS encoding acetyl-CoA carboxylase carboxyltransferase subunit alpha gives MQRDILEFERPVVELETKIHELRELASTKGMDVTRELESLEKQADRLLSEVYSNLSAWQRVQLARHPRRPYTLDYIRLVCAEFTELHGDRQFGDDRAIVGGMALLCGRQVMVLGHQKGRDTKENLLRNFGMPHPEGYRKALRFMQLAGKFSRPIVTFVDTPGAYPGVDAEKRGQFEAIARNLREMVRIPVPIVVVIIGEGGSGGALALAVGDRILMLENSIYSVISPEGCAAILWGDRAQAPRAAEALRLTARDLEKQQLVDRVVEEPKGGAHRDPEAMGVILERTIGEELERLEGVPTETLLETRFEKYMHMGVFSDAETPL, from the coding sequence ATGCAACGCGATATCCTGGAATTCGAACGTCCCGTCGTCGAGCTGGAGACGAAGATCCACGAGCTGCGCGAGCTGGCCAGCACCAAGGGCATGGACGTGACGCGCGAGCTCGAGTCCCTGGAGAAGCAGGCCGATCGGCTGCTGAGCGAGGTCTACTCCAACCTCAGCGCCTGGCAGCGCGTGCAGCTCGCCCGGCACCCGCGCCGGCCCTACACCCTGGATTACATCCGCCTCGTGTGCGCCGAGTTCACCGAGCTGCACGGGGACCGACAATTCGGTGACGACCGCGCCATCGTCGGCGGCATGGCGCTCCTCTGCGGCCGGCAGGTCATGGTGCTCGGCCATCAGAAGGGCCGGGACACCAAAGAGAACTTGCTGCGCAACTTCGGCATGCCCCATCCGGAGGGCTATCGCAAGGCGCTGCGCTTCATGCAGCTGGCCGGGAAGTTCTCGCGCCCCATCGTCACCTTCGTGGACACGCCGGGGGCCTATCCCGGTGTGGACGCGGAGAAGCGCGGTCAGTTCGAAGCGATCGCGCGCAACCTGCGCGAAATGGTGCGCATCCCCGTCCCCATCGTCGTGGTGATCATCGGCGAAGGCGGCAGCGGCGGGGCCTTGGCCCTGGCGGTGGGAGATCGCATCCTCATGCTGGAGAACTCGATCTACTCGGTGATCTCCCCCGAAGGCTGCGCCGCCATCCTCTGGGGCGACCGGGCGCAGGCGCCGCGGGCGGCGGAAGCGTTGCGGCTCACGGCGCGGGACCTGGAAAAGCAGCAGCTCGTGGACCGCGTCGTCGAAGAGCCCAAGGGGGGCGCGCATCGCGACCCGGAAGCGATGGGGGTGATCCTCGAGCGGACGATCGGGGAAGAGCTGGAACGTCTGGAGGGCGTGCCGACAGAAACCCTCCTGGAGACTCGCTTCGAGAAATACATGCACATGGGGGTCTTCTCGGACGCGGAGACACCCCTGTAG
- a CDS encoding Trm112 family protein: MIVREFREVLACPQCKGPLAEDGEGKSVRCPRCRLLYPIRDGFPILLVDEAAPESPPLVGRRSLPPNP, from the coding sequence ATGATCGTGCGCGAGTTCCGCGAGGTCCTTGCCTGCCCGCAATGCAAGGGCCCCTTGGCCGAGGACGGGGAGGGGAAGTCGGTACGCTGCCCGCGCTGCCGGCTCCTGTACCCGATCCGGGACGGCTTCCCGATTCTCCTCGTGGACGAAGCCGCACCAGAGAGCCCGCCGCTCGTCGGCCGTAGGTCTCTCCCGCCGAACCCTTGA